A genomic window from Prunus persica cultivar Lovell chromosome G2, Prunus_persica_NCBIv2, whole genome shotgun sequence includes:
- the LOC109947509 gene encoding probable mitochondrial intermediate peptidase, mitochondrial, whose translation MDEISNRVCSVIDSAELCRQTHPDREFVEEAIKASIRVNEYLHYLNTNHTLYNAVIKAEQEGNLLTDEAHRVAHYLSLDFERSGIHLSAEKVDRVNRLSIDISQLCRQFKISSMTRVLWICSQRHLYLEICTIFLSPSIVQHL comes from the exons ATGGATGAGATTTCTAACAGA GTCTGTTCTGTCATTGACTCCGCGGAGCTTTGTAGACAAACTCATCCTGACAG GGAATTTGTTGAGGAGGCGATCAAAGCTTCAATAAGAGTTAATGAATATCTACAT TATCTGAATACAAATCATACTTTATATAATGCCGTGATTAAAGCTGAGCAAGAGGGCAACTTGCTCACCGACGAAGCTCATAGGGTCGCGCATTACCTCAGCCTTGACTTTGAGAGGAGTGGGATTCATCTTTCTGCTG AGAAAGTAGATAGAGTGAACCGGCTGAGTATAGATATTTCCCAATTGTGCAGACA gTTCAAAATATCGTCAATGACCCGGGTACTGTGGATATGTTCCCAGCGTCACTTATACCTCGAAATTTGCACCATCTTCTTAAGCCCATCTATCGTTCAACATCTGTAG